From Hermetia illucens chromosome 6, iHerIll2.2.curated.20191125, whole genome shotgun sequence, one genomic window encodes:
- the LOC119660564 gene encoding acetylcholinesterase-like has protein sequence MEINVLLGHTIRPYSIGHLVICTLGIFGLVGRLIDARHHDNGNLLQQHPLMGQNFESPSSPASASSSVSSISSSSIPSESKRTNDEIFTPYLGHGEVVRIIDPELGTLEREDTLDSDQNHATAHQQKAEKSHEKDSQQQTQHSRRRVVSRRESNNEPDDDLLVIQTDKGKIRGITLTAPTGKKVDAWLGIPYAQPPIGALRFRHPRPAERWTGILNTTTPPNSCVQIVDTVFGDFPGATMWNPNTPLSEDCLYINVVVPRPRQKNLPVMLWIFGGGFYSGTATLDVYDHRILAAEENVIVISMQYRVASLGFLFLGTPEAPGNAGLFDQNLALRWVRDNVHRFGGDPARVTLFGESAGAVSVSLHLLSALSRDLFQRAILESGSPTAPWALVSREEATLRALRLAEAVNCPHDPNELSETIECLRSKDATVLVDNEWGTLGICEFPFVPVVDGAFLDETPQKSMMHGRFKKTDILTGSNTEEGYYFIIYYLTELLRKEEDVTVTREEFLQAVKELNPYVNTPARQAIVFEYTDWVDPENPHSNRDALDKMVGDYHFTCNVNEFAYRYAKDGNNVYMYLYTHRSRSNPWPHWTGVMHGDEINYVFGEPLNPTLGYTEEEKDFSRRIMRYWSNFAKYGNPNPAPSNRFPEWPKHTAHSRHYMELGLNSSSVGKGPRLRQCAFWKEYLPQLVLSTTMTTTASTQTPCTNTSNHTECNIATLIITTLLLTTIHSIWRMEGMK, from the exons ATGGAGATAAACGTATTATTGGGTCACACGATTCGCCCATATAGTATAGGGCATTTAGTGATATGCACATTAGGAATTTTTGGATTAGTTGGCCGTCTTATAGATGCACGTCATCACGATAAcggaaatttactgcaacaaCACCCATTGATGGGGCAAAATTTTGAGTCGCCTTCCTCACCAGCTTCCGCATCGTCATCTGTGTCTTCCATATCATCTTCTTCAATACCGTCAGAATCAAAGAGAACCAATG ATGAAATCTTTACACCATACTTAGGGCACGGCGAAGTAGTTCGTATTATTGACCCAGAGTTAGGTACTCTGGAACGCGAAGATACTCTTGACAGTGATCAAAACCATGCCACTGCACACCAACAAAAGGCAGAAAAAAGTCATGAGAAAGATTCTCAACAGCAGACGCAACATTCCAGGCGTAGGGTGGTCAGTAGACGAGAATCGAATAATGAACCTGACGATGACCTACTTGTAATACAGACAGACAAGGGTAAAATTCGTGGTATTACTCTTACAGCACCAACTGGAAAGAAAGTAGATGCTTGGTTGGGCATTCCATATGCCCAGCCCCCTATTGGAGCATTACGTTTTCGCCATCCTCGGCCGGCTGAGCGGTGGACGGGTATTCTAAATACTACTACACCGCCTAATTCATGCGTTCAAATTGTtgatacagttttcggtgacttcCCCGGAGCCACTATGTGGAATCCTAATACACCCCTCTCAGAAGATTGTTTATATATTAATGTTGTAGTTCCTCGGCCTAGGCAAAAAAATCTTCCTGTTATGCTATGGATATTTGGAGGAGGTTTCTATTCTGGCACTGCAACGTTGGATGTTTACGATCATAG GATACTTGCAGCTGAAGAGAATGTCATCGTTATATCTATGCAGTATAGAGTTGCATCGTTAGGGTTTCTGTTTTTGGGCACTCCTGAAGCGCCTGGTAACGCTGGATTATTTGACCAAAATTTGGCTTTGAG atgGGTTCGTGATAATGTCCACCGATTTGGTGGCGATCCAGCTCGCGTTACATTATTTGGTGAAAGTGCCGGAGCAGTATCTGTGTCATTGCATTTATTGTCAGCATTGTCTCGTGATTTATTCCAACGTGCTATATTAGAAAGCGGATCACCAACCGCTCCATGGGCGCTTGTATCCCGGGAAGAAGCAACACTAAG AGCTCTCCGATTAGCTGAAGCAGTCAACTGTCCACACGATCCGAACGAGCTCTCCGAAACAATAGAATGTTTGCGCAGTAAGGATGCTACTGTTCTTGTTGACAACGAGTGGGGAACATTAGGCATCTGCGAATTTCCCTTCGTCCCTGTCGTAGATGGCGCATTTTTAGATGAAACTCCGCAAAAATCAATGATGCACGGACGGTTCAAAAAGACAGATATTCTAACGGGGAGTAACACGGAAGAGGggtattattttattatctacTATTTGACCGAATTATTACGAAAGGAGGAAGATGTAACAGTTACGAGGGAAGAATTTTTACAG GCTGTAAAAGAATTGAATCCGTACGTAAATACGCCTGCTAGACAAGCTATAGTATTTGAATATACCGATTGGGTTGACCCGGAAAATCCTCACAGTAACCGAGATGCTCTAGATAAAATGGTTGGCGATTATCACTTTACTTGTAATGTAAATGAGTTTGCTTACAG ATATGCTAAAGACGGTAACAACGTATATATGTACCTATATACACATCGCAGTCGTAGTAACCCATGGCCACATTGGACTGGCGTAATGCACGGAGACGAAATAAATTATGTGTTTGGTGAGCCATTGAACCCAACATTGGGCTacactgaagaagaaaaagattttaGTAGGCGTATAATGAGATACTGGAGCAATTTTGCTAAATATGG AAATCCAAACCCAGCACCTTCCAATAGGTTCCCAGAATGGCCAAAACATACTGCTCATAGTAGACATTATATGGAGTTAGGACTGAATTCGTCATCTGTAGGGAAAGGTCCACGCTTACGTCAATGCGCTTTTTGGAAGGAATATTTGCCACAATTAGTATTATCAACAA ctatGACTACAACTGCGTCAACACAAACTCCTTGTACCAATACATCGAATCATACTGAGTGCAATATAGCTACTCTGATTATAACGACACTTCTGCTTACAACCATTCATAGCATCTGGCGGATGGAAGGAATGAAGTGA